The following are encoded together in the Thermus neutrinimicus genome:
- the topA gene encoding type I DNA topoisomerase, which produces MLGPGYEVRASLGHVADLPERELGVDVGRDFAPTYEIKKDKKSVVEELKRAAKGKRLLIATDPDREGEAIGWHVARLLGRDPREPLRVEFHEITPKVVRQAVQNPRPIDQNLVDAQQARRVLDRLVGYNLSPLLSLEFRKRALSAGRVQSVALRLLVEREEEIEAFRPEEYWTLEGVFTLGQDRALSASLLEVEGRRLWAGQGEKEGKLHLAREAQAKALAEEARGRPYRVVQVETRERRKSPPPPFTTSTLQQAASSRLGYTASRTMRIAQRLYEGVDLPEGTVGLITYMRTDSVRVSPEALQAAREVVRMHFGPEYLPESPRVYRNRKEGVQDAHEAIRPTDVRRTPDGVRKYLSEEEYRLYDLIWRRFVASQMRDALYHQTVVLLKDEGEKPRFTFRASGSVLLFEGYLKAWGRGDEGGSLGDKGPQGGMAQEGQEAEGETPLPPVAEGTRAELLEVKAQQHFTEPPPRYTDATLVKTMEELGIGRPSTYAPTLETLEKRGYVVRKGRTLSPTPLGRQVTHYLKERFPQVVAYEFTARMEDRLDQVEEGKAPWPKVVWEFYEPFLGELSQVPKKTCPRCGRPLELKVSRYGQFLGCTGYPECTYTEPLERKKEAEPIGEACPKCGRPLVRKEGRYGSFIACSGYPQCDYTRDDGQPTGHACPKCGGRVLEKRSRRGKPYYKCENNACDFLSFYPLMDQSCPSCGWPSVKKGEGACLNPACPAHDPKLLPSPKAPTREASRSKARGSPRRKAPGVGRTGARTKGQEASPPKPPKDWEELRPFLGELAPEERQAAEALALGEPLSPEAAKLARRALFKLRMKKGRARKEAVT; this is translated from the coding sequence ATGCTGGGTCCCGGTTACGAGGTTAGGGCCAGCCTGGGGCACGTGGCCGACCTTCCGGAACGGGAGCTTGGGGTGGATGTGGGGCGGGACTTTGCTCCCACCTATGAGATAAAAAAGGACAAGAAGTCCGTGGTGGAAGAGCTCAAGCGGGCGGCAAAGGGCAAGCGCCTCCTCATCGCCACCGACCCCGACCGGGAGGGGGAGGCCATCGGCTGGCATGTGGCGAGGCTTTTGGGGCGGGATCCCCGGGAGCCTCTGAGGGTGGAGTTTCACGAGATCACCCCCAAGGTGGTGCGGCAGGCGGTACAAAACCCGAGGCCCATAGACCAGAACCTGGTGGATGCCCAGCAGGCCCGGAGGGTCCTGGACCGCTTGGTGGGCTATAACCTTTCCCCCCTTCTTTCCCTGGAGTTTCGCAAGCGGGCCCTTTCCGCTGGCCGGGTGCAGAGCGTGGCCCTAAGGCTTTTGGTGGAGCGGGAGGAGGAGATCGAGGCCTTCCGCCCGGAGGAGTACTGGACCTTGGAGGGGGTTTTCACCCTGGGCCAAGACCGGGCCCTTTCCGCAAGCCTCCTCGAGGTGGAGGGCAGGCGCCTATGGGCTGGCCAGGGGGAGAAGGAAGGAAAGCTTCACTTGGCACGCGAGGCCCAGGCGAAGGCCTTGGCCGAGGAGGCCAGGGGGAGGCCCTACCGGGTGGTCCAGGTGGAGACCAGGGAGCGCCGCAAATCCCCCCCGCCCCCCTTCACCACCTCCACCCTGCAGCAGGCGGCCAGCAGCCGCCTGGGCTACACCGCAAGCCGCACCATGCGCATCGCCCAGCGCCTTTACGAGGGCGTGGACCTTCCCGAGGGGACGGTGGGCCTCATCACCTACATGCGCACCGACTCCGTGCGGGTTTCCCCGGAGGCCCTCCAGGCGGCCCGGGAAGTGGTCCGGATGCACTTTGGGCCCGAGTACCTGCCGGAAAGCCCCCGGGTTTACCGAAACCGCAAGGAGGGGGTGCAGGACGCCCACGAGGCCATCCGGCCCACCGATGTGCGGCGCACTCCCGATGGCGTGAGGAAGTACCTTTCCGAGGAGGAATACCGCCTTTACGACCTCATCTGGCGGCGCTTCGTGGCCAGCCAGATGCGGGATGCCCTTTACCACCAGACGGTGGTGCTCCTTAAGGATGAGGGGGAGAAGCCCCGCTTCACCTTCCGTGCCTCGGGCTCGGTGCTCCTGTTTGAGGGGTACCTCAAGGCCTGGGGGCGGGGGGATGAGGGCGGTTCCCTTGGGGATAAGGGGCCCCAGGGTGGGATGGCGCAGGAGGGTCAGGAAGCGGAGGGGGAAACCCCCTTGCCCCCGGTGGCGGAGGGCACCAGGGCCGAGCTCTTAGAGGTCAAGGCCCAGCAGCACTTCACCGAGCCCCCACCCCGGTACACGGACGCCACCCTGGTGAAGACCATGGAGGAGCTGGGCATCGGGCGTCCTTCCACCTATGCCCCCACCCTGGAAACCTTGGAAAAGCGGGGGTATGTGGTACGCAAGGGGCGCACCCTGTCGCCCACCCCCCTGGGCCGCCAGGTGACCCACTACCTCAAGGAGCGCTTCCCCCAGGTGGTGGCCTATGAGTTCACCGCCCGCATGGAGGACCGCCTGGACCAGGTGGAGGAGGGAAAGGCCCCCTGGCCCAAGGTGGTGTGGGAGTTTTACGAGCCCTTTCTGGGAGAGCTTTCCCAGGTGCCCAAGAAGACCTGCCCCCGGTGCGGGAGGCCTTTGGAGCTCAAGGTAAGCCGCTACGGGCAGTTTCTGGGATGTACGGGCTACCCGGAGTGCACCTACACCGAACCCTTGGAGAGGAAGAAGGAGGCCGAGCCCATCGGGGAGGCTTGCCCCAAGTGCGGAAGGCCCCTGGTGCGCAAAGAGGGGCGGTACGGGAGCTTTATCGCCTGCTCGGGCTATCCCCAGTGCGACTACACCCGGGACGACGGCCAGCCCACGGGCCATGCCTGCCCCAAGTGCGGGGGCCGGGTCTTGGAGAAGCGAAGCCGCCGGGGCAAGCCCTACTACAAGTGCGAGAACAACGCCTGCGATTTCCTTTCCTTCTACCCCCTTATGGACCAGAGCTGTCCCTCTTGTGGCTGGCCCTCCGTGAAAAAGGGGGAAGGGGCCTGCCTCAACCCTGCCTGCCCGGCCCATGACCCTAAGCTCCTCCCGTCCCCCAAGGCCCCTACCCGGGAGGCCTCGAGGTCCAAGGCCAGGGGGTCTCCCCGCCGCAAGGCCCCAGGGGTGGGCCGCACCGGGGCAAGGACCAAGGGGCAGGAGGCATCCCCACCTAAACCCCCTAAGGACTGGGAGGAGCTCAGGCCCTTCCTTGGGGAACTCGCCCCGGAGGAGCGCCAGGCGGCGGAGGCCTTGGCCCTTGGGGAACCCCTCTCCCCGGAGGCGGCCAAGCTGGCCCGGCGGGCTCTCTTTAAACTTCGTATGAAAAAGGGCCGCGCCAGGAAGGAGGCGGTTACCTGA
- a CDS encoding alanyl-tRNA editing protein, with protein sequence MRLYQEDSYATRFRARVVRAWSDEKGHYAVLSETLFYPESGGQPADTGVLKGEFGQVRVLHAFEEAKAFGDVVHRLDAPIPEGWEVEGEIDWSRRFRHMQRHTAQHILSQALLRAGGYHTVAVSLDGPVSTVDLEEEVEEAKIQEAEALANFAVYADYPIEAFFVSQEELAHYPLRRPPKVQGQVRLVRIGDFDLAACGGTHLKTSAQAGPIKVLKWERYKGGSRVYFMAGWEALEDYHAKHALLSRLALSFSTSPLELEKPVRRLQEEVYALKGENLGLKEALVEALLPRALEERVLLVPAPVLGDLAKRLLSWSERTFLLLSPEGRFATLGPGRQEVLARLRALGAKGGGREVVQGSLPKERVAEALDPGVVP encoded by the coding sequence ATGAGGCTTTACCAGGAGGACAGCTACGCCACCCGCTTCCGGGCCCGGGTGGTGCGGGCCTGGAGCGATGAAAAGGGGCACTACGCCGTGCTCTCCGAGACCCTCTTTTACCCGGAGTCCGGGGGACAGCCGGCGGACACGGGGGTGCTGAAGGGGGAGTTTGGCCAGGTGCGGGTCCTCCACGCCTTTGAGGAGGCCAAGGCCTTCGGGGACGTGGTGCACCGCCTGGATGCCCCCATCCCCGAGGGATGGGAGGTGGAGGGGGAGATTGACTGGAGCCGGCGCTTTCGCCACATGCAGCGCCACACCGCCCAGCACATCCTCTCCCAGGCCCTTTTGCGGGCCGGGGGGTACCACACGGTCGCCGTGAGCCTGGATGGCCCGGTTTCCACCGTGGACCTCGAGGAGGAGGTGGAGGAGGCCAAGATCCAGGAAGCGGAGGCCTTGGCCAACTTCGCCGTGTACGCGGACTACCCCATTGAGGCCTTCTTTGTCTCCCAGGAGGAGCTGGCCCACTACCCCCTAAGGCGGCCTCCCAAGGTGCAGGGCCAGGTGCGCCTGGTGCGGATCGGGGACTTTGACCTGGCGGCCTGCGGGGGCACCCACCTCAAGACCAGCGCCCAGGCGGGGCCCATCAAGGTCCTGAAGTGGGAGCGGTATAAGGGGGGAAGCCGGGTGTACTTCATGGCGGGGTGGGAGGCTTTGGAGGACTACCATGCCAAGCACGCCCTCCTTTCCCGCCTGGCCCTTTCCTTCTCCACCAGTCCCCTGGAGCTGGAGAAACCGGTGCGCCGGCTTCAGGAGGAGGTGTACGCCCTAAAGGGCGAGAACCTGGGGCTCAAGGAGGCTTTGGTGGAGGCCCTCCTGCCCCGGGCCCTCGAGGAGAGGGTGCTCCTGGTGCCGGCCCCCGTCCTGGGGGACCTGGCCAAGAGGCTTCTTTCCTGGAGCGAGAGGACCTTTTTGCTGCTTTCCCCTGAGGGCCGCTTCGCCACCCTGGGCCCTGGCCGGCAGGAGGTGTTGGCAAGGCTTAGAGCCCTAGGGGCCAAGGGCGGGGGAAGGGAGGTGGTCCAGGGAAGCCTGCCCAAGGAAAGGGTGGCCGAGGCCCTGGACCCGGGCGTCGTACCCTAA
- a CDS encoding PASTA domain-containing protein → MLLDDRYPVLETLEEREGITLYRVEGGVVFAFQVRTPEDKERFYRYRAAIKRLEELGLVEAVVSAKPGRYYAFFPERPLARKAPPRAALEALAPLGFGPEHLAMAEEGVAYLSPWPLGSARRALARAPSRPRPGFLLGAAPGLLLSLLGLWLFSQGIYRYFNPPEYPVPNLVGKTAREAFLLLKDTELRLEVVEGNDPTKPKEVVLAQEPPPGTRLRVGRAVRLTLNQARLNPLPELKGLRQEEAEARLSELGYRLAGVAQTESPEPMGTVLASDPPPGTPLPPGASVWLLVSQGASLGPTVPLPQLTGLGQKEALFLLNAMGLQVQVEEVPSGAPSGTVLAQEPAPGTPMPPGGGVRLRVAARGEVLVGALGPLPAPKPEAPSVTLALDLPQEAEGRQVRLVLVDDRGEHLVYEGEGRGGLRVSGTYEVVGEARFRLYLDGELFQEWAP, encoded by the coding sequence ATGCTCTTGGACGACCGCTACCCGGTGCTGGAGACCCTCGAGGAGAGGGAGGGGATCACCCTTTATCGGGTGGAGGGTGGGGTGGTTTTCGCCTTCCAGGTGCGCACCCCTGAGGACAAGGAGCGCTTTTACCGGTACCGGGCGGCCATCAAACGTCTAGAGGAGCTTGGGCTTGTGGAGGCGGTGGTTTCCGCCAAGCCCGGCCGCTACTACGCCTTTTTTCCGGAACGTCCCCTGGCCCGGAAGGCTCCGCCCCGGGCTGCCCTCGAGGCCCTGGCCCCCTTGGGATTTGGCCCAGAGCATCTGGCCATGGCGGAGGAAGGGGTGGCCTACCTGTCCCCCTGGCCCCTGGGGTCTGCCCGGCGGGCCTTGGCCCGGGCCCCTTCCCGTCCTCGGCCGGGCTTTCTTCTGGGGGCAGCCCCGGGCCTTCTCCTCTCCCTCCTGGGGCTATGGCTTTTCTCCCAAGGGATTTACCGCTACTTCAATCCCCCCGAGTACCCCGTGCCGAACCTGGTGGGCAAGACCGCCCGGGAGGCCTTTCTCCTCCTGAAGGATACGGAGCTTAGGCTGGAGGTGGTGGAGGGGAACGATCCTACCAAGCCCAAGGAGGTGGTGCTGGCCCAGGAGCCTCCACCGGGAACCCGCCTTAGGGTGGGGCGCGCCGTGCGCCTTACCCTGAACCAAGCCCGGCTGAACCCCTTGCCCGAGCTCAAGGGACTTCGCCAGGAGGAGGCCGAGGCCAGGCTCTCCGAGCTGGGCTACCGCCTAGCCGGGGTGGCTCAGACGGAAAGCCCTGAGCCTATGGGCACGGTGCTGGCCAGCGATCCACCCCCTGGAACCCCCTTGCCCCCTGGGGCTTCGGTGTGGCTTCTCGTTTCCCAAGGGGCCTCCCTTGGCCCCACGGTGCCCCTTCCCCAGCTCACGGGCCTAGGCCAAAAGGAGGCGCTTTTCCTCCTGAACGCCATGGGCCTGCAGGTCCAGGTGGAGGAGGTGCCCTCCGGGGCTCCCTCCGGCACGGTGTTGGCCCAAGAACCTGCCCCCGGCACCCCCATGCCCCCAGGAGGCGGGGTACGCCTGAGGGTGGCGGCGAGGGGGGAGGTGCTGGTGGGGGCTCTAGGCCCTTTGCCTGCCCCTAAGCCCGAGGCCCCCTCCGTGACCCTGGCCCTGGATCTTCCCCAAGAGGCAGAGGGGCGCCAGGTGCGCTTGGTGCTGGTGGACGACCGGGGGGAGCACCTGGTCTACGAGGGGGAAGGCCGTGGGGGCCTGAGGGTTTCGGGTACCTATGAGGTGGTGGGGGAGGCCCGCTTCCGCCTTTACCTGGACGGGGAGCTTTTCCAGGAGTGGGCCCCCTGA
- a CDS encoding VanW family protein, producing MLRRFAWTLALGLALAQNSAHVDSSPLTAILVLEEDAIEDGRLLSYVGSQSYPVASEKELRSLIRKLAREPRKPRFIFQDGRWRGVEKKGLAFDEAEVLAAYREALARGRKSFRLPVRHIPPTPSLKDLYALGIREHLATGETDFRGSSRERTHNLLLASSKLDGLLIPPGTFSFNQVLGPVTEEEGYKEAFVIVGDRTEEGVGGGVCQVSTTLFRAFFLAGLPIKERHAHSYQVAYYKPPGLDAAVIQPYKDLKAVNDTPGHILVQRSVVGTQLRFHLFGTKDREVRWEGPFISDRKPPLPPREIPDPSLPPGVRKQVDFAAEGARVEVRRTVRYQDGRALEDQVVSLYRPWGAVYLVGPTPPPEAPPAPPGQGGGAP from the coding sequence ATGCTTCGGCGATTCGCCTGGACGCTGGCCCTGGGTCTCGCCCTGGCCCAGAATAGCGCCCATGTGGATTCCTCCCCCCTCACCGCCATTCTGGTCCTGGAGGAGGATGCCATTGAAGACGGCCGGCTTTTGAGCTATGTGGGCAGCCAGTCCTACCCCGTGGCCTCGGAGAAGGAGCTGAGAAGCCTGATCAGGAAGCTCGCCCGCGAGCCCCGAAAGCCCCGCTTCATCTTCCAGGATGGGCGCTGGCGGGGGGTGGAGAAAAAGGGACTCGCCTTTGACGAGGCGGAGGTCCTGGCCGCCTACCGCGAGGCCCTGGCGAGGGGGCGCAAAAGCTTCCGCCTGCCCGTCCGCCATATCCCCCCAACCCCCAGCCTGAAAGACCTGTATGCCTTGGGTATCCGGGAACACCTGGCCACGGGGGAAACCGACTTCCGGGGTTCCAGCCGGGAGCGCACCCACAACCTGCTTCTGGCCTCCAGCAAGCTGGATGGCCTCCTCATCCCCCCGGGCACCTTCTCCTTTAACCAGGTCCTGGGGCCGGTCACCGAGGAGGAGGGGTACAAGGAAGCCTTCGTCATCGTGGGGGACCGCACGGAGGAGGGCGTGGGGGGCGGGGTCTGCCAGGTTTCCACCACCTTGTTCCGGGCCTTTTTCCTCGCCGGGCTACCCATAAAGGAGCGCCATGCCCACAGCTACCAGGTGGCCTACTACAAGCCCCCCGGCCTGGATGCCGCGGTGATCCAACCCTACAAGGACCTCAAGGCGGTGAACGACACCCCGGGGCATATCCTGGTGCAGCGCTCCGTGGTGGGCACCCAGCTCCGCTTCCACCTCTTCGGCACCAAGGACCGGGAGGTGCGCTGGGAAGGCCCCTTCATCTCCGATAGGAAACCCCCCTTGCCTCCCCGGGAGATCCCGGACCCCTCCTTGCCCCCCGGGGTGCGCAAGCAGGTGGACTTCGCCGCCGAGGGGGCCCGGGTGGAGGTGAGGCGCACCGTGCGCTACCAGGACGGACGGGCGCTGGAAGACCAGGTGGTGAGCCTCTACCGGCCCTGGGGTGCCGTATACCTGGTGGGGCCTACCCCACCTCCAGAAGCACCGCCCGCTCCACCGGGACAAGGCGGTGGGGCTCCGTGA
- a CDS encoding acetyl-CoA hydrolase/transferase family protein: MSYRKKLTSPEDAVTLIRSGMRVFVSGNAATPTPLLKALAARKDELENVELVHLLQMGEDPFASPEMEGHFRRRSLFVGPTDREAVNQGRADYVPILLHQVPWLFKRRILPLDAAIVQVSPPDEHGFCSLGVEVIATKAALEAAPLVIAMVNPRMPRTLGDTFVHVSRFTAIVELDWPLPELRREGFGEVERRIGEHVASLIEDGATLQMGIGAIPDAVLASLEGRRDLGVHTEMISDGVLEAFEKGLITGAKKTLHPGKVIGTFVLGSERLYRFVHDNPLFELHPADYVNDPFVVAQNRRMVAINSAIEVDLTGQVVADSIGTRIYSGFGGQLDFIRGAARSEGGKPIIALPSTAKGHSRIVPYLKPGAGVVTTRADVHYVVTEWGVAELFGRSLRERAMALINIAHPDFREELLKAAWERRLLPRAYPGLDVKT; this comes from the coding sequence ATGAGCTACCGCAAGAAGCTGACTTCCCCTGAGGATGCCGTCACCCTCATCCGATCCGGCATGCGGGTCTTCGTCTCCGGAAACGCCGCTACCCCCACCCCCCTTCTCAAGGCCCTGGCCGCCCGCAAGGACGAGCTGGAGAATGTGGAGCTCGTCCACCTTCTGCAGATGGGGGAGGATCCCTTTGCCTCCCCGGAGATGGAGGGGCACTTCCGGCGCCGCTCCCTCTTCGTGGGGCCCACCGACCGGGAGGCGGTGAACCAGGGCCGGGCCGACTACGTACCCATCCTGCTCCACCAGGTGCCCTGGCTTTTTAAACGGCGCATCCTTCCCCTGGATGCCGCCATCGTCCAGGTTTCCCCGCCCGATGAGCATGGCTTCTGCTCCTTGGGGGTGGAGGTGATCGCCACCAAGGCGGCCCTCGAGGCGGCCCCCCTGGTGATCGCCATGGTGAACCCCAGGATGCCCAGGACCCTGGGAGACACCTTCGTCCACGTCTCCCGCTTCACCGCCATCGTGGAGCTGGACTGGCCCCTGCCCGAGCTGAGGCGGGAGGGCTTTGGCGAGGTGGAGCGGAGGATCGGGGAGCACGTGGCGAGCCTCATCGAGGATGGGGCCACCTTGCAGATGGGCATCGGGGCCATCCCCGATGCCGTTTTGGCCAGCCTGGAGGGAAGGCGCGACCTTGGGGTCCACACGGAGATGATCTCGGATGGGGTGTTGGAGGCCTTTGAAAAGGGCCTCATCACCGGGGCCAAGAAGACCCTCCACCCCGGCAAGGTGATCGGCACCTTTGTCCTGGGCTCGGAAAGGCTTTACCGTTTCGTCCACGACAACCCCCTCTTTGAGCTCCACCCCGCCGATTACGTGAACGACCCCTTCGTGGTGGCCCAAAACCGCAGGATGGTGGCCATCAACTCTGCCATCGAGGTGGACCTCACCGGCCAGGTGGTGGCGGACTCCATCGGCACCCGCATCTACTCGGGCTTTGGCGGCCAGCTGGATTTCATCCGGGGGGCGGCGAGAAGCGAGGGGGGCAAGCCCATCATCGCCCTGCCCTCCACCGCCAAGGGGCATAGCCGCATCGTCCCCTACCTGAAACCGGGTGCAGGGGTGGTTACCACCCGGGCCGACGTGCACTACGTGGTCACCGAGTGGGGCGTGGCCGAGCTCTTTGGCCGTTCCCTGAGGGAAAGGGCCATGGCCCTTATCAACATTGCCCACCCCGATTTCCGCGAGGAGCTTCTAAAGGCTGCCTGGGAGAGGAGGTTGTTACCCCGGGCTTACCCGGGCCTAGATGTGAAGACCTGA
- a CDS encoding SDR family NAD(P)-dependent oxidoreductase, with translation MGLFEGKGVLVTGAARGIGRAIARGFAREGALVALCDLHPEGQEVAEEIGGFFVQADLAEERDRVRFLEEASRALGRVDVLVNNAAISAPGSALTVKLPQWRRVLEVNLTAPMHLSALAAREMAKVGGGAIVNVASVQGLFAEQENAAYNASKGGLVNLTRSLALDLAPLGIRVNAVAPGAIATEAVLEAIALSEDPERTRRDWEDLHALRRLGQPEEVAEAVIFLASEKASFITGAILVVDGGMTASFMMAGRPV, from the coding sequence ATGGGGCTTTTTGAGGGGAAGGGGGTCTTGGTCACGGGGGCGGCCCGGGGCATCGGCCGGGCCATCGCCCGGGGTTTTGCCCGGGAAGGGGCCCTGGTGGCCCTTTGCGATCTGCATCCTGAGGGGCAGGAGGTGGCGGAGGAGATCGGGGGTTTCTTCGTCCAGGCGGACCTGGCTGAGGAAAGGGACCGGGTGCGCTTCCTGGAGGAGGCGAGCCGGGCCTTGGGCCGGGTGGATGTCCTGGTGAACAACGCCGCCATTAGTGCGCCAGGCTCGGCCCTCACCGTGAAGCTTCCCCAGTGGCGCAGGGTCCTGGAGGTGAACCTCACCGCTCCCATGCACCTCTCCGCCCTGGCGGCCCGGGAGATGGCCAAGGTGGGTGGGGGGGCCATCGTGAACGTGGCCAGCGTCCAGGGGCTTTTCGCCGAGCAGGAGAATGCGGCCTACAACGCTTCCAAGGGGGGGCTTGTCAACCTCACCCGTTCCTTGGCCTTGGACCTGGCCCCCTTGGGCATCCGGGTGAACGCCGTGGCCCCGGGGGCCATCGCCACGGAGGCGGTGCTGGAGGCCATCGCCCTTTCCGAGGACCCGGAGAGGACCCGCCGGGACTGGGAGGACCTCCACGCCCTGAGAAGGCTGGGCCAGCCCGAGGAGGTGGCGGAGGCGGTGATTTTCCTGGCTTCGGAGAAGGCCAGCTTCATCACCGGGGCCATTTTGGTGGTGGACGGGGGGATGACGGCCAGCTTCATGATGGCGGGGAGGCCCGTCTAG
- a CDS encoding YraN family protein, with product MKGGWAEELALAYLLGRGYRLLGRNRRTPFGEVDLFLEKDGVYVLVEVKQRSSGAYGTPLEALTPRKVGRLLQSARYLLGRDDLPVRLEAILVHGTPRVHRIEHLVLEV from the coding sequence GTGAAGGGGGGCTGGGCTGAGGAACTGGCGCTCGCCTATCTCCTTGGGCGGGGCTACCGGCTTCTTGGCCGCAACCGCCGCACCCCCTTTGGGGAGGTGGATCTATTTCTGGAAAAGGACGGGGTTTACGTGCTGGTGGAGGTCAAGCAAAGGAGCTCAGGGGCTTACGGCACCCCCTTGGAGGCCTTGACCCCCAGAAAGGTGGGGCGCCTTTTGCAAAGCGCCCGTTACCTCCTGGGCCGGGACGATCTTCCGGTGAGGCTCGAGGCCATCCTGGTCCATGGGACCCCCAGGGTCCACCGGATAGAGCACCTGGTGTTGGAAGTGTAG
- a CDS encoding pseudouridine synthase: MKGERLDRLLARLGLGSRKEVARVVRSGQVRVAGQVVRDPAFHVPPGARLEVNGQPLAVRCHHHVLLHKPAGYVTSRKEGPSVFTLLEGFPTRDLSPVGRLDKDTEGLLLFTTDGELLHRLTHPRHKVEKRYLVHLEHPATGEDQKAFGEGLVLEGTRLLPAELSWDQNPTRVELVLREGRFHQVKRMFQARGNRVLYLKRLSLGPLTLGDLPVGQARYLSPEEEEALYRAVGIFTDLLRGRW; encoded by the coding sequence ATGAAGGGGGAAAGGCTGGACAGGCTCCTGGCCCGTCTGGGCCTGGGAAGCCGCAAGGAGGTGGCCCGCGTGGTGCGAAGCGGCCAGGTGCGGGTGGCGGGGCAGGTGGTCCGGGACCCTGCCTTCCACGTGCCCCCAGGGGCGCGCCTCGAGGTGAACGGCCAACCCCTGGCGGTGCGGTGCCATCACCATGTCCTCTTGCACAAGCCTGCGGGATACGTGACCAGCCGCAAGGAGGGCCCCTCGGTCTTTACCCTCCTCGAGGGCTTTCCCACCCGGGACCTCTCCCCCGTAGGCCGCCTGGACAAGGACACGGAGGGGCTCCTCCTCTTCACCACTGACGGCGAGCTCCTCCACCGCCTCACCCATCCCCGTCACAAGGTGGAAAAGCGCTACCTGGTCCACCTGGAGCACCCCGCCACAGGGGAAGACCAAAAGGCCTTTGGCGAGGGCCTGGTTCTGGAGGGCACCAGGCTTCTTCCCGCAGAGCTCTCCTGGGACCAAAACCCCACCCGGGTGGAGCTGGTCCTGAGGGAAGGGCGCTTTCACCAGGTGAAGCGCATGTTCCAGGCCCGGGGCAACCGGGTCCTCTACCTGAAGCGGCTCTCCCTGGGCCCCCTCACCCTGGGGGACCTCCCCGTAGGCCAGGCCCGTTACCTCTCCCCAGAGGAGGAGGAAGCCCTGTACCGGGCGGTGGGGATTTTCACAGACCTTTTACGGGGTAGGTGGTAG
- a CDS encoding NAD(P)/FAD-dependent oxidoreductase — MWDVLVVGGGPSGLSAALFLARAGLKVLVLDGGHSKVAQVSRVPNYPGLLDEPPGEELLERLKEHARRYGAEIRRGVVKGVRDLGGVFEVETEEGTVEAERLLLCTHKDPTLPSLLGLTRKGLYIDTDEMGRTNYPRVYAAGVARGKVPGHAIVSAGDGAYVAVHLISDLRGEPYKDHAT; from the coding sequence ATGTGGGACGTTCTCGTGGTGGGCGGCGGCCCCTCGGGTCTTTCCGCGGCCCTTTTCCTCGCCAGGGCCGGGCTTAAGGTCCTGGTGCTGGACGGAGGCCATTCCAAAGTCGCCCAGGTGAGCCGGGTCCCCAACTACCCCGGCCTCCTGGACGAGCCCCCAGGCGAAGAGCTTCTGGAAAGGCTAAAGGAGCACGCCCGCCGTTACGGAGCGGAGATTCGCAGGGGCGTGGTCAAGGGGGTGCGGGACCTGGGAGGGGTCTTTGAGGTGGAAACCGAGGAGGGCACGGTGGAAGCGGAAAGGCTCCTCCTCTGCACCCACAAAGACCCCACCCTGCCCTCCCTCCTGGGCCTGACCCGAAAGGGCCTCTACATCGACACCGACGAGATGGGGCGCACCAACTACCCCCGGGTCTACGCCGCCGGGGTGGCCCGGGGCAAGGTGCCGGGCCACGCCATCGTGAGCGCAGGGGATGGGGCCTACGTGGCCGTACACCTCATCTCGGATCTGCGGGGAGAACCCTACAAGGACCACGCCACGTGA